From a single Deinococcus sp. Leaf326 genomic region:
- a CDS encoding heavy-metal-associated domain-containing protein, translated as MNQIELTISGMTCSHCQSGVTNALKSVPGVTDAQVDLKTGKAVVQGSADAQHLISAVQDEGYGAAVAQL; from the coding sequence ATGAACCAGATTGAACTGACCATTAGCGGTATGACCTGTAGCCACTGCCAGAGCGGCGTCACGAATGCCCTGAAAAGCGTGCCTGGCGTCACCGATGCCCAGGTAGACCTCAAGACGGGCAAGGCTGTCGTGCAGGGCAGCGCCGATGCACAGCACCTGATCTCTGCAGTCCAGGACGAAGGGTACGGCGCAGCGGTAGCTCAGCTGTAA
- a CDS encoding DUF305 domain-containing protein, with protein MKRALLTAALLTLSAAQAGGMQGMAMPGMTHMTMPMTPSATVLGLSQMGLQMQLDMRNMMMPMMNELARLSGRSFERAFMSMMIPHHQSAVDSSRAVLERAKDEQVRAWATQIIADQTREIAEMQDRLRAYGGPNQQMMQMNRMMDMPAMIRASRMPERTFLEGMIPHHAAANDNANLALQRTQDAFVQDLAGKIITAQAGEMQAFQGWLKSH; from the coding sequence ATGAAGCGCGCACTGTTGACCGCCGCCCTGCTAACCCTGAGCGCGGCCCAGGCTGGCGGCATGCAGGGGATGGCGATGCCCGGCATGACCCACATGACCATGCCGATGACGCCGTCCGCAACCGTGCTGGGCCTATCGCAGATGGGCCTGCAGATGCAACTGGACATGCGCAACATGATGATGCCCATGATGAATGAGCTCGCCCGGCTGAGTGGGCGCTCGTTCGAGCGGGCCTTCATGTCGATGATGATTCCCCACCACCAGAGCGCCGTGGACAGCAGCCGCGCGGTCCTGGAACGCGCCAAAGATGAACAGGTCCGCGCCTGGGCCACCCAGATCATCGCGGATCAAACGCGGGAGATCGCCGAGATGCAAGACCGCCTGCGCGCGTACGGCGGGCCGAACCAGCAGATGATGCAGATGAACCGCATGATGGACATGCCAGCCATGATCCGTGCGTCGCGCATGCCGGAACGCACCTTCCTCGAAGGCATGATTCCGCACCATGCAGCCGCAAACGACAACGCGAACCTGGCTTTGCAGCGGACTCAGGACGCTTTTGTCCAGGACCTGGCCGGCAAGATCATCACGGCGCAGGCTGGGGAAATGCAGGCCTTCCAAGGTTGGCTGAAGTCCCACTAA
- a CDS encoding LysM peptidoglycan-binding domain-containing M23 family metallopeptidase: MWRFLLLSLGLAALSLSSAATVTVKPGDTLYGLARKQGVSLETFLAANKGVNPQLALKVGQVLQLPARSGTSRPATTAGGATIRPAGIRVTAVLPVQGRLTSPYSPAHLGLDLAAPTGTVILAARAGRVTESRYDARTGWGWTILLDHGDGMETRYSHNSANLLQVGQVVETGQVIGRVGSTGNSTGPHLDFRVMVEGKVVNPMGVVLRCPEEEDAWPSPLQPFLRC; encoded by the coding sequence ATGTGGCGTTTTTTGCTTCTCAGTCTGGGCCTCGCTGCCCTAAGCCTCTCCAGTGCTGCGACGGTGACCGTCAAGCCGGGCGATACGCTGTACGGCCTTGCCCGCAAACAGGGCGTGAGCCTGGAGACCTTCCTGGCGGCGAATAAGGGGGTCAATCCGCAGTTGGCTCTGAAAGTGGGACAGGTGCTGCAACTGCCTGCGCGGTCGGGGACGAGCCGTCCGGCGACCACTGCCGGTGGAGCCACGATCCGTCCTGCTGGGATTCGCGTGACGGCCGTGCTGCCCGTGCAGGGCCGATTGACCAGTCCATACTCTCCCGCGCACCTGGGCCTGGACCTGGCGGCCCCGACGGGTACGGTGATCCTGGCAGCCCGGGCAGGGCGTGTGACGGAATCACGGTATGACGCGCGGACCGGATGGGGCTGGACGATCTTGCTGGACCACGGAGACGGGATGGAAACACGCTACAGCCACAACAGCGCCAACCTCTTACAGGTGGGTCAAGTCGTAGAAACGGGTCAGGTGATCGGCCGGGTGGGCAGCACAGGCAACAGCACGGGGCCGCATCTGGACTTCCGCGTAATGGTGGAGGGCAAGGTCGTCAACCCGATGGGGGTTGTACTGAGGTGTCCGGAGGAGGAAGATGCCTGGCCTTCTCCTCTTCAGCCTTTCTTGAGATGCTGA
- a CDS encoding heavy metal translocating P-type ATPase, translated as MTNTIELGIQGMTCASCVGRVERGLKKVEGVEEATVNLATERATVTYDPTLTGPGALLDKIKAVGYEPLVSSTELGIQGMTCANCVGRVERALKKVDGVLSASVNLATERASVTYLPASVSPGQLKATVRQAGYDVLEEQAGLSREDQERQARAQEVEHLRRQVIFSTIFALPLLLIAMVPMVVPAVNDWMMTTLGHGGMSLLNWVMLALALPIQFGPGRRFYRLGWKSLKNRSPDMNALVMIGTTAAFLYSLVATIAPQIFPEGTAHVYYEASGVVITLILLGKFFEAVAKGRSSEAMKKLLSLQAKTARVMRNGQELELPSDEVLVGDLISVRPGEKIPVDGDVVSGNSFVDESMITGESIPVSKQLGSGVVGGTINQNGALTFRATRIGADTALAQIIKLVETAQGSKPPIQGLADKVVAVFVPAVLGIATLTFLLWLIFGGQAALSFALITTVAVLIIACPCAMGLATPTSIMVGTGKAAELGVLFKGGGALEGLQDVQVVAVDKTGTLTKGKPELTDLVTAQGFRREDVLGLVAAAEAQSEHPIARAIVDAAKTEGIALTQPEHFEAVPGFGLEARVGGHLVQVGADRYMTRLGMDVTPFTSQAERLGDEGKSPLYAALNGQLAAVIAVADPIKDGSKVAVSALHRMGLKVAMITGDNQRTANAIARQLGIDEVLAEVLPSGKSDAVKALQDKGQKVAFVGDGINDAPALAQADVGLAIGTGTDVAVETADVILMSGDLRGVPNAFALSRATLRNIKLNLFWAFAYNIILIPVAAGVLYPAFGLLLSPVLAAAAMGFSSVFVLSNALRLRGFRPPVRPEPGPAPRPSGFPAQA; from the coding sequence ATGACGAACACCATCGAACTTGGCATTCAAGGCATGACCTGCGCCAGCTGTGTGGGCCGCGTCGAGCGTGGCCTCAAGAAAGTCGAGGGCGTCGAGGAGGCCACGGTGAATCTGGCCACTGAGCGCGCCACCGTCACCTACGACCCCACCCTCACCGGTCCTGGGGCCCTGCTGGACAAGATCAAGGCCGTGGGCTATGAGCCCCTCGTCAGCTCCACTGAACTTGGGATCCAGGGCATGACCTGCGCCAACTGCGTCGGCCGCGTCGAGCGCGCGTTGAAGAAGGTCGACGGCGTTCTCAGCGCCAGCGTGAACCTCGCGACTGAGCGCGCCAGCGTCACCTACCTGCCCGCCAGCGTCAGTCCCGGGCAGCTCAAAGCCACGGTCCGGCAAGCCGGCTATGACGTCTTGGAAGAGCAGGCCGGCCTGAGCCGCGAAGATCAGGAACGGCAGGCGCGCGCCCAGGAAGTCGAGCACCTGCGGCGCCAGGTCATCTTCAGCACCATTTTCGCGCTGCCCCTGCTCCTGATCGCCATGGTCCCTATGGTGGTTCCGGCGGTGAACGACTGGATGATGACGACCCTCGGGCACGGGGGGATGAGCCTTCTGAATTGGGTCATGCTTGCCCTGGCCCTGCCCATTCAGTTCGGCCCTGGCCGCCGCTTCTACCGGCTGGGCTGGAAGAGCCTGAAGAACCGGTCTCCCGACATGAACGCCCTCGTGATGATCGGGACGACCGCCGCCTTCCTCTATTCACTGGTCGCGACGATCGCGCCCCAGATCTTCCCGGAAGGCACCGCGCACGTGTATTACGAAGCCTCCGGCGTCGTGATCACCCTGATTCTGCTGGGTAAGTTCTTTGAAGCCGTCGCCAAGGGCCGCTCCAGCGAAGCCATGAAGAAGCTGCTGAGCCTCCAGGCGAAAACCGCCCGCGTCATGCGCAATGGCCAGGAGCTCGAACTGCCCTCGGACGAGGTGCTGGTGGGTGACCTGATCTCCGTGCGCCCCGGCGAGAAGATCCCCGTGGACGGCGACGTCGTCAGCGGCAACTCCTTCGTGGACGAAAGCATGATCACCGGCGAATCCATCCCGGTCAGCAAGCAGCTGGGTTCAGGTGTGGTGGGCGGCACCATCAACCAGAACGGCGCCCTGACGTTCCGGGCCACCCGCATCGGCGCCGACACGGCTCTGGCACAGATCATCAAACTTGTGGAAACTGCGCAGGGCAGCAAACCTCCGATCCAGGGTCTCGCCGACAAGGTGGTGGCCGTCTTCGTGCCCGCCGTGCTGGGCATTGCCACGCTGACCTTCCTCCTCTGGCTGATCTTTGGTGGACAGGCCGCCCTCTCCTTTGCGCTCATTACCACTGTGGCGGTCCTGATCATCGCCTGCCCCTGCGCCATGGGACTCGCCACCCCCACCAGCATCATGGTCGGCACCGGGAAAGCTGCCGAACTCGGCGTCCTCTTCAAAGGCGGCGGCGCCCTGGAAGGCCTGCAGGACGTGCAGGTTGTCGCGGTCGACAAGACCGGCACACTGACCAAGGGCAAGCCCGAACTGACTGATCTGGTCACCGCGCAGGGCTTCCGACGCGAGGACGTCCTGGGCCTGGTGGCTGCTGCGGAAGCGCAGAGTGAACACCCCATCGCCCGCGCCATCGTGGACGCCGCGAAGACCGAGGGCATCGCCCTGACGCAGCCCGAGCACTTCGAAGCTGTGCCTGGGTTCGGTCTGGAAGCCCGGGTGGGTGGACACCTCGTCCAGGTGGGGGCAGACCGCTATATGACCCGCCTGGGGATGGACGTGACGCCCTTTACCTCGCAGGCCGAACGTCTGGGTGACGAAGGCAAGAGCCCCTTGTACGCCGCGCTGAACGGCCAGCTTGCTGCGGTGATTGCTGTGGCCGATCCGATCAAGGACGGTTCCAAAGTGGCCGTGAGCGCCCTGCACCGCATGGGCCTGAAAGTGGCCATGATCACGGGGGACAACCAGCGCACCGCGAACGCGATCGCCCGTCAGCTGGGCATCGATGAGGTGCTGGCCGAGGTGTTGCCCAGCGGCAAGAGTGACGCGGTCAAGGCTCTCCAGGACAAAGGCCAGAAGGTGGCTTTCGTGGGGGACGGCATCAACGACGCCCCCGCGCTCGCCCAGGCGGATGTGGGCCTGGCCATTGGCACCGGCACCGACGTGGCCGTCGAGACGGCCGACGTGATCCTGATGTCGGGCGACCTGCGCGGCGTGCCCAATGCCTTCGCCCTGAGCCGCGCGACCCTGCGCAACATCAAGCTCAACCTGTTCTGGGCCTTCGCCTACAACATCATCCTGATTCCCGTCGCGGCGGGCGTGTTGTACCCCGCCTTCGGTCTCCTGCTCAGCCCGGTCCTGGCGGCCGCCGCCATGGGCTTTTCCAGTGTCTTCGTGCTCAGCAACGCCCTGAGGCTGCGCGGCTTCCGCCCCCCAGTGCGTCCTGAGCCCGGACCTGCGCCCCGCCCATCCGGTTTCCCCGCTCAGGCTTGA
- a CDS encoding four-helix bundle copper-binding protein, with the protein MDTLTRMLRTHPKASSFDATLLGTCLQACLECTAVCALCADACLNEGEHLHHLTHCITLNTQCAAVCHATAQVLAAPGQGDAQLLRAQLEVCLRACRTCAEECEQHAQQMNMEHCAVCAESCRRCEQACQALLGRMSA; encoded by the coding sequence ATGGACACCCTGACCCGCATGCTCCGCACCCACCCGAAGGCCAGTTCCTTCGACGCCACCCTCCTGGGCACCTGCCTGCAGGCCTGCCTGGAGTGCACCGCGGTCTGCGCCTTGTGTGCCGACGCATGCCTGAACGAAGGGGAGCACCTGCATCACCTTACGCACTGCATCACGCTCAATACGCAGTGTGCGGCTGTGTGTCACGCCACGGCTCAGGTGCTGGCGGCACCCGGCCAGGGCGACGCGCAACTCCTGCGCGCGCAGCTCGAGGTCTGTTTACGCGCCTGTCGGACCTGCGCCGAAGAGTGTGAGCAGCATGCCCAGCAGATGAATATGGAGCACTGCGCCGTCTGCGCCGAGAGCTGCCGCCGCTGCGAGCAAGCTTGTCAGGCCCTCCTGGGGAGAATGAGCGCATGA
- a CDS encoding metal-sensitive transcriptional regulator: MSKTTVASPASPPLEGEHCHTGQHLCMPEDSRKRAARRLAIARGHLESIRRSLDDPDVYCVDVLRQIKAVQGALDGAASVVLRGHLEAHVATAATRGDGQDLVEELMDVFKYV; the protein is encoded by the coding sequence ATGTCGAAGACGACCGTCGCCTCGCCAGCGTCTCCCCCCCTCGAGGGTGAGCACTGTCATACGGGCCAGCACCTCTGCATGCCCGAAGACAGCCGGAAGCGTGCCGCGCGGCGTCTGGCCATCGCCCGAGGGCATCTGGAGAGCATCCGCCGCTCGCTCGACGATCCCGATGTCTACTGCGTAGATGTGCTGCGCCAGATCAAAGCGGTGCAGGGTGCCCTGGACGGAGCAGCCAGTGTGGTCCTTCGGGGACACCTCGAGGCGCATGTGGCGACCGCCGCCACCCGGGGCGACGGGCAGGACCTGGTGGAAGAGTTGATGGACGTCTTCAAGTACGTCTGA